In a single window of the Niabella ginsenosidivorans genome:
- a CDS encoding helix-turn-helix transcriptional regulator — translation MAEHSKTNKWLAEQLSKNETTVSRWCTNEVQPSVETLATIAKLLKIDVRELLNPTK, via the coding sequence TTGGCAGAACACTCTAAAACCAATAAATGGTTAGCCGAACAGTTAAGTAAAAACGAAACCACTGTTTCACGCTGGTGCACCAATGAAGTGCAACCATCTGTAGAAACACTGGCTACAATAGCCAAGCTGCTAAAAATAGATGTAAGAGAATTATTAAATCCAACGAAGTAG
- a CDS encoding type I restriction-modification system subunit M N-terminal domain-containing protein has product MADILRDKVEDYKAYILSLLFFKRLSDN; this is encoded by the coding sequence ATGGCTGACATTTTAAGAGATAAAGTCGAAGATTACAAAGCCTATATTTTATCACTGTTATTTTTTAAGCGACTTTCAGATAATTAA
- a CDS encoding HsdM family class I SAM-dependent methyltransferase: MSYLDAVDLSNKNASVDVLGDAYEYLIKRFADENKGGTTAGQFYTPQEVVDIIVRYLKPQKNDTIYDPTCGSGGFLINAAKYCKTNYGTQKAVRLFGQEDVWNTWAIANINMILHGLDARIEKGDTLKDPKFVDEENELLIRKFHKVMANFPFSQENWWKNGEPKKDAKGKAVNKKDGSPQLEYPGKEKFNDPYERFEYGLPPFSNGDFAFLQHIVASLNENGKAGVVCPQGVLFRGQPEKTEEEDGQNRKADDEYLIRRGFLQGAVDINGEFTQMKNIVDAIVVLPGNLFYGTTIPGAIFFVDKNKPEDRKDKVLMVYAAKEGWYKEEPNMNVLLPHDILRISTILESWGDLEIAKEHIALQKTRLWGMIQEDLGFKISEIEEDYQDDIELLTTKVEKAKDAILQKENEGKAITKNQLKTLETANAALEKVLKQKADKLLAAHEQAAKERKAIDDVEVELLTILQDAELRKRYFSVVDMDELEENEFNLNIPRYVDTFEPEEEINLTEAIAEFNNVIGKENQLDKTIAELLKLIK, translated from the coding sequence GTGAGCTATCTGGATGCCGTAGACTTAAGCAATAAAAATGCTTCGGTAGATGTATTGGGAGATGCTTATGAATACCTGATCAAACGTTTTGCAGATGAAAATAAAGGTGGTACCACTGCCGGCCAATTTTATACCCCACAGGAAGTAGTGGATATTATTGTTCGTTATCTAAAACCTCAGAAAAATGATACCATCTATGATCCCACATGTGGTTCAGGTGGTTTTCTGATTAATGCCGCTAAATATTGTAAAACCAATTATGGTACACAAAAAGCGGTTCGTTTATTTGGTCAGGAAGATGTATGGAATACCTGGGCGATTGCCAATATCAATATGATCTTGCATGGATTAGATGCGAGAATTGAAAAAGGCGATACGCTCAAAGATCCCAAATTTGTGGATGAAGAAAATGAATTACTGATTCGGAAGTTCCATAAAGTAATGGCTAATTTCCCTTTCTCCCAGGAAAACTGGTGGAAAAATGGTGAACCTAAAAAAGATGCGAAAGGGAAAGCGGTCAACAAAAAAGACGGTTCACCACAATTAGAATATCCGGGTAAAGAAAAATTCAATGATCCGTATGAACGATTTGAATACGGATTGCCACCATTTTCTAATGGGGACTTCGCCTTTTTACAGCATATCGTAGCCTCGCTCAACGAAAACGGTAAAGCAGGGGTAGTTTGTCCGCAGGGCGTTTTGTTCAGAGGACAACCGGAAAAAACGGAAGAGGAAGATGGGCAAAATCGAAAAGCAGATGATGAATATTTGATTCGCAGAGGATTCTTGCAAGGCGCAGTTGACATCAATGGCGAATTTACACAAATGAAAAACATTGTAGACGCCATTGTCGTATTACCCGGTAACCTGTTTTACGGAACCACTATTCCCGGTGCAATCTTTTTTGTAGATAAAAATAAGCCCGAAGACCGCAAGGATAAGGTCTTAATGGTATATGCTGCCAAAGAAGGCTGGTATAAGGAAGAACCTAATATGAACGTCTTGTTGCCACATGATATACTGCGCATTTCTACTATACTGGAAAGCTGGGGTGATTTAGAAATTGCTAAAGAACACATCGCCCTGCAAAAGACCCGTTTGTGGGGGATGATACAAGAAGATCTGGGCTTTAAGATTTCTGAAATAGAAGAAGATTACCAGGATGATATTGAATTATTAACTACAAAAGTAGAAAAAGCAAAAGACGCCATACTGCAAAAAGAAAACGAGGGGAAAGCTATTACAAAAAACCAATTAAAAACTTTGGAAACAGCCAATGCTGCATTAGAAAAAGTGTTGAAACAAAAAGCAGATAAATTGCTGGCGGCTCACGAGCAAGCAGCAAAAGAACGCAAAGCCATTGACGATGTGGAAGTGGAATTATTAACCATACTGCAAGATGCTGAACTGCGTAAGCGTTATTTTTCCGTGGTGGATATGGACGAGCTGGAAGAAAATGAGTTTAACCTCAATATTCCCCGTTACGTAGATACATTTGAACCCGAAGAAGAAATAAACCTTACTGAAGCAATTGCAGAATTTAATAATGTAATTGGTAAAGAAAACCAATTGGACAAAACCATTGCTGAACTTTTAAAATTGATAAAGTGA
- a CDS encoding restriction endonuclease subunit S, producing the protein MEIKISRLGKINKAYDTFALKEALVKNDAGDWGSEPDENALGIIRSTNFTNEGKIKLDDIAYRTLKPTKVIEKTIYTNDILIERSGGSDSQPVGRVLFVDDFIGKGGYAFANFIQRIAVKNNFESKYIFYCLQQMYEVGITASMQNQTTGIRNLDWKLYTKTILPKPPKPEQTAIATILSKVDEAIEATAQSIKAAEKLKKALMQNLLSGKLKPDGTWRKANEFYEDEKFGKVPKGWEVEEIGNVLKRKTETIDPTKTKVVFDYVGLEHIISGRFTREGNGFSNETSSLKVCFNKGDVLLGKLRPYLNKVWVADISGVGSTEFLVFEKSDSVLWGYFNFQMKRFLNFTQSVTAGTQHPRASWKDIKRYLILIPSNKLELISIINKILVVDKRIQKKQAKIKTLERLKKSLMQQLLTGKKRLSEETIAHINQTL; encoded by the coding sequence ATGGAAATAAAAATTTCAAGGTTGGGTAAGATCAACAAAGCTTATGACACGTTTGCTTTAAAAGAAGCATTGGTAAAAAATGATGCGGGTGATTGGGGAAGTGAGCCAGATGAAAATGCTTTGGGAATTATCAGAAGTACAAATTTCACAAATGAAGGCAAAATTAAACTTGATGATATTGCATATAGAACATTAAAACCAACAAAAGTTATTGAAAAAACAATATATACGAATGATATTCTTATAGAAAGAAGTGGAGGCAGTGATTCTCAACCAGTCGGGCGAGTATTGTTTGTTGATGATTTTATAGGAAAAGGAGGTTATGCTTTTGCAAATTTTATTCAAAGAATAGCAGTTAAAAATAATTTTGAATCCAAGTATATTTTTTACTGTCTCCAGCAAATGTATGAAGTTGGGATCACGGCAAGTATGCAAAATCAAACTACGGGGATTAGAAATTTAGACTGGAAACTATATACAAAAACAATTTTACCTAAACCACCTAAGCCCGAACAAACCGCCATTGCAACTATTTTATCCAAAGTGGATGAAGCCATAGAAGCAACGGCCCAAAGTATCAAAGCCGCCGAAAAACTCAAAAAAGCTCTGATGCAAAACCTGCTTTCCGGCAAACTCAAACCGGATGGTACCTGGCGTAAAGCAAATGAGTTTTATGAAGATGAAAAATTTGGAAAAGTTCCAAAAGGTTGGGAAGTGGAAGAAATTGGAAATGTATTAAAAAGAAAAACAGAAACAATTGATCCAACTAAAACAAAGGTAGTATTTGATTATGTAGGGTTAGAGCACATAATATCAGGTAGATTTACAAGAGAGGGTAATGGCTTCTCTAATGAGACATCATCACTTAAAGTATGTTTTAATAAAGGTGATGTTTTATTAGGAAAATTACGTCCGTACTTAAATAAAGTATGGGTCGCTGACATCTCTGGTGTTGGATCTACTGAGTTTTTAGTTTTTGAAAAAAGTGATTCAGTTCTCTGGGGATATTTCAATTTTCAAATGAAACGTTTTTTAAATTTCACACAATCCGTTACAGCAGGAACTCAACATCCCAGAGCTAGCTGGAAAGACATAAAACGTTACTTGATTTTAATTCCATCAAATAAATTAGAATTAATTAGCATAATAAATAAAATATTAGTTGTAGATAAGAGGATTCAAAAAAAACAAGCCAAAATCAAAACCTTGGAGCGTCTAAAAAAATCATTAATGCAACAATTGCTGACCGGTAAAAAACGCTTGTCAGAAGAAACTATAGCACATATCAACCAAACCCTATAA
- a CDS encoding type I restriction endonuclease subunit R codes for MGNLSEFHGVEKPVIAWLGKMGWKIQTNGELKAYNRPFSNPVLEQLLIEKTRQINKIDLDIAKRAVELLLQNLNHPSSILGNEQFLDKLVSGVTLSIKEDDIDVFFIDFDNIWENDFIVTNQYWVQGFKMVKTDIVLLVNGVPLVPIEAKQRARKGTNWLEGVKQFSTYAQRADKLFMCHAFGVACNGRIAKYGIPGASSSYFNEWKSTIIDTSADNPILHPQNDLCLNHFDEKEQLWHFDVERLPNGEVLEKMKLGIVGLLQPARVLDILKNFLVFERTENKIIKKVARYQQLRAANKIAERVINSDLNQGVIWHTQGSGKSLTMLYTAYKLLHAQQLNDPTIYIVVDRKDLREQIGGTFDDCEFPNAREINNIGDLKYIIDKAPSGVFITTIQKFRELGDRQDLRDNIIILIDEAHRTQYGDFQMELQAVLPNAKRFAFTGTPIPKTHQEFGIVKQKGDHEYYLDRYSIQDAIDDGATMPIRYTFGPQEWFLDKDKLKQGYEEITAELTEDEKHLVEKRVQPWKVFLKHPERITTLARDIAADYREMVEPQGYKAQIVACDKEACVLYYNELLNYFDRSEIAIIFSTGTYDEGEKYALFKDHYREDKDRKKLIRQFKKRITEEELKLGNNLKVLIVCNMLLTGFDAPIEQTMYLDSPLRDHNLLQAVARTNRPYDDKESKLSKEFGRIVDYVGVFKNYKEALNYDPEDIGEFEDVESLVQTFPKVLDAAFKPFENIKLEDTYDCAMAIVRKLSELDQGKFENNYREVLQLWESSSPNPALRPHKTKYLWLNEIYEIYLEEFKRLDFDAEIHAAKTRKLIQENSKLINFKGHLPEINIDSNYLDKLKETKLTPSDKAEKIIRDIETVIRQNEVNSAIYVEFQNRLDDLIRQKQEESKAIEEILLQLGVLYSELDDVASLPQRMGFPGKGSFEIFTLIKNESKNNFEEDRVKEFALEATEKIKAKIYIGWQDVPREYERIQTDIELLTVHPKYESLKIDDNQELLDRIMKSVLKNFSLE; via the coding sequence ATGGGAAACTTATCTGAATTTCATGGTGTTGAAAAACCGGTCATTGCTTGGCTGGGCAAAATGGGCTGGAAAATCCAAACCAATGGAGAGCTTAAAGCCTATAACCGTCCTTTTTCCAATCCCGTATTGGAACAATTGCTGATTGAGAAAACCCGGCAAATAAATAAAATAGATCTGGATATCGCCAAAAGGGCTGTCGAGTTACTGTTGCAAAATCTCAATCATCCTTCGTCCATACTAGGAAATGAGCAGTTTTTGGATAAGCTGGTTTCAGGCGTTACCCTCTCCATAAAAGAGGATGATATTGATGTGTTTTTTATTGATTTCGATAATATCTGGGAAAACGATTTTATTGTCACTAACCAATATTGGGTGCAAGGTTTTAAAATGGTAAAAACCGACATTGTATTATTGGTGAACGGTGTTCCTTTAGTGCCTATAGAAGCCAAGCAAAGAGCCCGTAAAGGAACCAACTGGCTGGAAGGGGTAAAACAGTTTTCTACCTATGCGCAACGAGCGGATAAGCTATTTATGTGTCATGCTTTTGGAGTAGCCTGTAATGGCCGCATTGCCAAATACGGTATTCCGGGAGCTTCTTCTTCCTATTTCAACGAATGGAAGAGTACCATTATTGATACTTCTGCAGATAATCCTATACTGCATCCGCAAAATGATCTGTGTCTTAACCACTTCGATGAAAAAGAGCAGCTTTGGCATTTTGATGTAGAACGGTTGCCCAATGGTGAAGTGTTGGAAAAAATGAAACTCGGCATTGTAGGGTTGTTGCAACCAGCACGTGTTTTGGATATATTGAAGAACTTCCTGGTATTTGAAAGAACAGAAAATAAAATCATCAAAAAAGTAGCTCGTTATCAGCAATTACGTGCAGCTAATAAAATAGCTGAACGGGTTATTAATTCAGATCTCAACCAGGGCGTCATCTGGCATACGCAGGGATCGGGTAAGAGTTTGACCATGTTGTACACGGCGTACAAACTATTACATGCGCAACAACTTAATGATCCAACAATCTATATTGTAGTAGATAGAAAAGATTTACGGGAACAAATTGGGGGTACTTTTGATGATTGTGAATTTCCAAATGCCCGCGAGATTAATAATATTGGCGATCTAAAATATATTATTGACAAAGCGCCATCAGGTGTATTTATTACCACTATTCAAAAATTCAGAGAACTGGGCGATCGTCAGGATTTGAGAGATAATATTATTATCCTGATTGATGAAGCACACCGTACACAGTATGGCGATTTTCAAATGGAACTGCAAGCCGTTTTACCTAATGCAAAACGTTTTGCTTTTACAGGAACACCCATTCCTAAAACGCATCAGGAATTTGGCATCGTAAAACAAAAAGGCGACCATGAATATTATTTAGATCGGTACAGCATTCAGGATGCAATAGATGATGGTGCTACCATGCCCATCCGTTATACTTTCGGTCCGCAGGAATGGTTTTTGGATAAAGACAAATTAAAACAGGGTTACGAAGAAATAACCGCAGAGCTGACCGAAGATGAAAAACATCTGGTAGAAAAACGGGTACAACCCTGGAAAGTATTTTTAAAACATCCCGAGCGTATTACCACATTAGCCCGGGATATTGCTGCTGACTACAGGGAAATGGTAGAACCGCAAGGTTATAAAGCCCAGATTGTAGCTTGCGATAAAGAAGCCTGTGTTTTATATTACAATGAACTATTGAACTACTTTGACCGCTCCGAAATAGCCATCATTTTTTCGACCGGAACCTACGATGAAGGAGAAAAATACGCGTTATTTAAAGACCATTATCGTGAAGATAAAGACCGGAAAAAGCTCATTCGTCAATTCAAAAAAAGAATAACGGAAGAGGAATTAAAACTGGGCAACAATTTGAAAGTACTGATTGTCTGCAATATGCTATTGACAGGCTTTGACGCACCCATTGAGCAAACCATGTACCTGGATAGTCCACTTCGTGATCATAATCTTTTACAGGCAGTAGCACGTACCAATCGTCCTTATGATGACAAAGAAAGCAAGTTGTCAAAAGAATTTGGGCGCATTGTAGATTATGTAGGTGTCTTCAAAAATTATAAAGAAGCTCTGAATTACGATCCGGAAGATATTGGTGAATTTGAAGACGTGGAAAGTTTAGTACAAACATTTCCTAAAGTATTAGACGCAGCTTTTAAGCCCTTTGAAAATATTAAGTTGGAAGATACCTATGATTGTGCCATGGCAATAGTAAGAAAACTTTCAGAACTTGATCAGGGAAAATTTGAAAACAATTACCGGGAAGTATTGCAATTATGGGAATCTAGCTCACCCAATCCCGCATTAAGACCGCATAAAACAAAATATTTGTGGTTGAATGAAATTTATGAAATCTACTTAGAAGAATTTAAACGATTGGATTTTGATGCAGAAATCCATGCCGCAAAGACAAGAAAACTGATTCAGGAAAACAGTAAGCTCATCAACTTCAAAGGCCATCTTCCTGAAATCAATATAGATTCCAACTATCTGGATAAGCTCAAAGAAACAAAGCTTACACCATCTGATAAAGCGGAGAAAATTATTCGTGACATTGAGACCGTCATTCGTCAGAACGAAGTGAACAGTGCTATCTATGTTGAATTTCAAAACCGCCTGGATGATCTGATACGTCAAAAACAGGAAGAAAGCAAAGCCATAGAAGAAATTCTACTACAATTAGGTGTATTATATTCGGAGTTGGATGATGTAGCTTCATTGCCACAAAGAATGGGCTTCCCGGGAAAAGGCAGTTTTGAAATATTTACCTTGATTAAAAACGAAAGCAAGAACAATTTTGAAGAAGACCGGGTAAAAGAGTTTGCTTTAGAAGCTACGGAGAAAATTAAAGCAAAAATATATATCGGCTGGCAAGACGTACCCAGAGAGTATGAACGCATACAGACAGATATAGAGCTTTTAACAGTGCATCCTAAATATGAATCGCTGAAAATAGACGATAATCAGGAATTGCTGGATAGGATTATGAAATCTGTACTCAAAAATTTCAGTTTGGAATAA